Proteins from a genomic interval of Xanthomonas sp. AM6:
- a CDS encoding glutathionylspermidine synthase family protein yields the protein MQRIAIVERGDWRAQAAECGFRFHTIDGERYWDERAYYAFTLRQIERDLEDPSAELHQMAMGLVEEIVASEALMQRLAIPPAFRDWIAESWRRRDPHLYGRLDLAYDGTGPAKLYELNYDTPTSLFESAFFQWQWLEDQRAQGRLARDADQFNSVHETLVARFAELAAQLPPPLYFAAVRDSEEDQGTVAYLRDCAAQAGLFGEAIAIEDIGLSEDGRYTDLDDVVIGALFKLYPLEDLFAERFGQALPGSGLRLLEPPWKALLSNKGILPLLWERHRGHPNLLPAAFDDGAALAPGWVRKPLHSREGANIALHLADGRMLESDGPYQGPCIVQQAHPLPAFDGRYPMVGSWIVGDTACGIGIREDDGPITRDSARFVPHAIVEEGRPGVLYA from the coding sequence ATGCAACGCATCGCGATCGTCGAACGCGGCGACTGGCGCGCGCAGGCCGCCGAGTGCGGTTTCCGTTTCCATACCATCGACGGCGAGCGCTACTGGGACGAACGCGCCTACTACGCGTTCACCTTGCGCCAGATCGAGCGCGACCTGGAGGATCCCAGCGCCGAGCTGCACCAGATGGCGATGGGGCTGGTCGAGGAGATCGTCGCCAGCGAGGCGCTGATGCAGCGGCTGGCGATCCCGCCGGCGTTCCGCGACTGGATCGCCGAGAGCTGGCGTCGCCGCGATCCGCACCTGTACGGGCGCCTGGACCTGGCCTACGACGGCACCGGCCCGGCCAAGCTGTACGAGCTGAACTACGACACGCCGACGTCGCTGTTCGAGTCGGCGTTCTTCCAGTGGCAGTGGCTGGAAGACCAGCGCGCGCAGGGCCGCCTGGCGCGCGACGCCGACCAGTTCAATTCGGTCCACGAAACGCTGGTGGCGCGCTTCGCCGAACTGGCGGCGCAGTTGCCGCCGCCGCTGTACTTTGCCGCGGTGCGCGATTCAGAGGAAGACCAGGGCACGGTCGCCTACCTGCGCGACTGCGCGGCGCAGGCCGGCCTGTTCGGCGAGGCGATCGCGATCGAGGACATCGGCCTGTCCGAGGACGGGCGCTATACCGACCTGGACGACGTGGTGATCGGCGCGCTGTTCAAGCTGTATCCGCTGGAGGACCTGTTCGCCGAGCGCTTCGGCCAGGCGCTGCCGGGCTCGGGCCTGCGCCTGCTGGAGCCGCCGTGGAAGGCGCTGCTGAGCAACAAGGGCATCCTGCCGCTGCTGTGGGAGCGCCATCGCGGCCATCCCAACCTGCTGCCGGCCGCGTTCGACGACGGCGCCGCGCTGGCGCCGGGCTGGGTGCGCAAGCCGCTGCATTCGCGCGAGGGCGCCAACATCGCCCTGCATCTGGCCGACGGCCGCATGCTGGAGAGCGATGGTCCCTACCAGGGGCCATGCATCGTGCAGCAGGCGCATCCGCTGCCGGCGTTCGATGGCCGCTATCCGATGGTCGGCAGCTGGATCGTCGGCGACACCGCGTGCGGCATCGGCATCCGCGAAGACGACGGCCCGATCACCCGCGACAGCGCGCGCTTCGTGCCGCATGCGATCGTGGAGGAAGGGCGGCCGGGCGTGTTGTATGCCTGA
- a CDS encoding DUF5076 domain-containing protein — protein MKSLVIPPAAQRDDNAIQMLSAWIAERGQHCTIKIGLWRDNGREEAPAWGIFLADTIRHIANALQEEHGQSAPDTIAAILKSLHNELDVPTSDVKGAFSHGHG, from the coding sequence ATGAAATCTCTCGTAATCCCGCCCGCCGCACAACGCGATGACAATGCCATCCAAATGCTCAGCGCTTGGATCGCTGAGCGCGGACAACACTGTACGATCAAGATCGGCCTGTGGCGGGACAACGGCCGTGAGGAGGCTCCTGCCTGGGGCATCTTCCTTGCAGACACCATTCGTCACATCGCCAATGCGCTCCAAGAGGAGCACGGTCAATCTGCACCCGATACCATTGCAGCCATCCTGAAGTCACTCCATAACGAGTTGGACGTCCCTACGTCTGATGTCAAAGGCGCTTTTAGTCATGGTCACGGATAG
- the ilvD gene encoding dihydroxy-acid dehydratase — protein sequence MPDYRSKTSTHGRNMAGARALWRATGMQDADFHKPIIAIANSFTQFVPGHVHLKDLGQLVAREIERVGGVAKEFDTIAVDDGIAMGHDGMLYSLPSREIIADSVEYMVNAHCADALVCISNCDKITPGMLMAALRLNIPTVFVSGGPMEAGKTKLADHNLDLIDAMVIAADDSASDEKVAAFERSACPTCGSCSGMFTANSMNCLTEALGLALPGNGTVLATHADREQLFLKAGRTAVELCHRWYGAEDPTALPRGIATFEAFENAMTLDIAMGGSTNTILHLLAAAQEGEVPFTLRDIDRLSRRVPQLCKVAPNVQKYHIEDVHRAGGIVSILGELARGGLLHTDQPTVHSRTLADAIAQWDVTQTDDDAVHTFYKAGPAGIPTQVAFSQATRWPTLDADRAAGCIRDVAHAYSQEGGLAVLYGNIALDGCVVKTAGVDESIHVFEGNAKVFESQDAAVKGILADEVKAGDVVVIRYEGPKGGPGMQEMLYPTSYLKSKGLGKQCALLTDGRFSGGTSGLSIGHASPEAAAGGAIGLVRDGDRILIDIPNRSINLLVDDAELAARRAAQDAQGWKPVEVRPRKVTTALKAYALLATSADKGAVRDKAMLDG from the coding sequence ATGCCCGACTATCGCTCCAAGACCTCCACCCACGGCCGCAACATGGCCGGCGCGCGCGCGCTGTGGCGCGCCACCGGCATGCAGGACGCGGACTTCCACAAGCCGATCATCGCCATCGCCAACTCCTTCACCCAGTTCGTGCCCGGCCACGTGCACCTGAAGGATCTCGGCCAGCTGGTCGCGCGCGAGATCGAGCGCGTCGGCGGCGTGGCCAAGGAGTTCGACACCATCGCCGTGGACGACGGCATCGCCATGGGCCACGACGGCATGCTGTACTCGCTGCCCAGCCGCGAGATCATCGCCGACTCGGTGGAGTACATGGTCAACGCGCACTGCGCCGACGCGCTGGTATGCATCTCCAACTGCGACAAGATCACCCCCGGCATGCTGATGGCCGCGCTGCGCCTCAACATCCCCACCGTGTTCGTGTCCGGCGGGCCGATGGAAGCGGGCAAGACCAAGCTCGCCGACCACAACCTGGACCTGATCGACGCGATGGTGATCGCCGCCGACGACAGCGCCTCCGACGAGAAGGTCGCCGCGTTCGAACGCAGCGCCTGCCCCACCTGCGGCTCGTGCTCGGGCATGTTCACCGCCAACTCGATGAACTGCCTGACCGAGGCGCTGGGCCTGGCGCTGCCGGGCAACGGCACCGTGCTGGCCACCCACGCCGACCGCGAGCAGCTGTTCCTGAAGGCCGGGCGCACCGCGGTGGAACTGTGCCACCGCTGGTACGGCGCCGAGGACCCGACCGCGCTGCCGCGCGGCATCGCCACCTTCGAAGCATTCGAGAACGCGATGACCCTGGACATCGCGATGGGCGGCTCCACCAACACCATCCTGCACCTGCTCGCCGCCGCGCAGGAAGGCGAAGTGCCGTTCACCTTGCGCGACATCGACCGCCTGTCGCGGCGCGTGCCGCAGCTGTGCAAGGTCGCGCCCAACGTGCAGAAGTATCACATCGAGGACGTGCACCGCGCCGGCGGCATCGTCTCCATCCTCGGCGAACTGGCGCGCGGCGGCCTGCTGCATACCGACCAGCCCACCGTGCACAGCCGCACCCTCGCCGACGCCATCGCGCAATGGGACGTCACCCAGACCGACGACGACGCCGTGCACACGTTCTACAAGGCCGGCCCGGCCGGCATCCCCACCCAGGTCGCCTTCAGCCAGGCCACGCGCTGGCCGACGCTGGACGCCGACCGCGCCGCCGGCTGCATCCGCGATGTCGCCCATGCCTATTCTCAGGAAGGCGGGTTGGCGGTGCTGTACGGCAACATCGCCCTCGACGGCTGCGTGGTCAAGACCGCCGGCGTGGACGAATCGATCCACGTGTTCGAAGGCAACGCCAAGGTGTTCGAGAGCCAGGATGCGGCGGTCAAAGGCATCCTGGCCGACGAAGTGAAGGCCGGCGACGTGGTGGTGATCCGCTACGAAGGCCCCAAGGGCGGCCCCGGCATGCAGGAGATGCTGTACCCGACCTCGTATCTGAAATCCAAGGGCCTGGGCAAGCAATGCGCCCTGCTCACCGACGGCCGTTTCTCCGGCGGCACCTCCGGCCTGTCGATCGGCCATGCCTCGCCGGAAGCCGCCGCCGGCGGCGCCATCGGCCTGGTCCGCGACGGCGACAGGATCCTGATCGACATCCCCAACCGCAGCATCAACCTGCTGGTCGACGACGCCGAACTGGCCGCCCGCCGCGCCGCGCAGGACGCGCAAGGCTGGAAGCCGGTCGAAGTGCGCCCGCGCAAGGTCACCACCGCACTGAAGGCGTACGCGCTGCTGGCGACCAGCGCGGACAAGGGCGCGGTGCGCGACAAGGCGATGTTGGACGGTTGA
- a CDS encoding DUF1190 domain-containing protein: protein MKRSKKAALLLMGTAPLLFTACEREAKTQTQEGLYTSVEACAEQTHDITTCREAFKQAQQQSAEQGPKYASREQCAQEYSAERCVEQRDSQGHSFIGPLMTGFFLSQMLNGNRMAGFNAAPAYQDRQSQWQRPASGAGAGAATSLRGNQTMTHIGATPNRAVTVSRGGFGSSSGARGSFGG from the coding sequence ATGAAGCGATCCAAGAAGGCCGCGCTGCTGCTGATGGGCACCGCGCCGCTGCTGTTCACCGCCTGCGAGCGCGAGGCCAAGACCCAGACCCAGGAGGGGCTGTACACCTCGGTGGAGGCCTGCGCGGAGCAGACCCACGACATCACCACCTGCCGCGAGGCGTTCAAGCAGGCGCAGCAGCAGTCGGCCGAGCAGGGTCCCAAGTACGCCAGCCGCGAGCAGTGCGCGCAGGAGTATTCCGCCGAGCGCTGCGTGGAGCAGCGCGACAGCCAGGGGCATTCGTTCATCGGCCCGCTGATGACCGGTTTCTTCCTGTCGCAGATGCTCAACGGCAACCGCATGGCCGGCTTCAACGCCGCGCCCGCCTACCAGGACCGGCAGAGCCAGTGGCAGCGCCCGGCCAGCGGCGCCGGCGCCGGCGCGGCCACCAGCCTGCGCGGCAACCAGACCATGACCCATATCGGCGCCACGCCGAACCGCGCGGTCACCGTCAGCCGCGGCGGCTTCGGCAGCTCCAGCGGCGCGCGCGGCAGTTTCGGCGGCTGA